A stretch of the Lineus longissimus chromosome 10, tnLinLong1.2, whole genome shotgun sequence genome encodes the following:
- the LOC135494231 gene encoding methylcrotonoyl-CoA carboxylase subunit alpha, mitochondrial-like isoform X1, translating to MKTARKLGVRTVAVFSEADRDSMHADMADESFCIGPAASQQSYLDQQKIIQVAKATGTQAIHPGYGFLSENTEFAELCQKENIIFIGPPSSAIRDMGIKSTSKHIMSAAGVPIVEGYHGEDQSDEKLRSEAEQIGYPVMIKAVRGGGGKGMRICMDDSQFDEQFESAKREAIKSFGDDVMLIEKFVEMPRHVEVQVFGDQHGNYVYLYERDCSVQRRHQKIIEEAPAPGISDEVRKSLGEAAVKAARAVNYVGAGTVEFIMDKNQKFYFMEMNTRLQVEHPVSEMVTGVDLVEWQIKAAAGEKLPVTQDDIPLHGHSFEARIYAEDPNNQFMPGAGPLRHLSTPAPDNKTRIETGVRQGDEVSVHYDPMIAKLVVWGDDRQAALRRLNMCLKEYNIVGLSTNVQFLEDLASHPEFQAGRVHTGFIDEHYDELFPERHVTNASLCKAALATVLNDLGYTLYRSSLGNDPFSPFSFGSGIRVNESASKKVTLKIGDKSVDVNATFTTGECFTMSIGGDTYSVTGSLASEGNRMVLTCEIDGYLSKSNVVFDENKLHLFTADGEEQFALPVPKFLSQSKGGAVTGGAVAPMPGVIEKVAVKTGDAVEQGDPLVVMIAMKMEYVIRAPSAGVVEKVLYNVGDTVGKGTALISFVKEAEEASNDSNGE from the exons ATGAAGACGGCGCGGAAACTGGGTGTCCGCACAGTGGCTGTCTTTAGTGAGGCTGATAGGGACTCCATGCATGCGGATATG GCTGATGAGTCCTTCTGTATTGGACCAGCAGCTTCTCAACAAAGTTACCTCGACCAACAGAAAATCATTCAAGTTGCCAAGGCGACGGGTACCCAGGCCATTCACCCTGGTTACGGATTCCTCTCAGAAAATACAGAATTTGCCGAGTTGTGtcagaaagaaaatatcatatttattGGACCTCCTTCTTCTGCTATTCGGGATATGGGAATTAAAAG TACCTCCAAACACATCATGTCAGCAGCTGGTGTGCCTATCGTCGAGGGTTACCATGGCGAGGACCAATCAGATGAGAAGTTGAGGTCAGAGGCGGAACAGATCGGGTATCCTGTCATGATCAAGGCCGTCAGAGGTGGCGGAGGAAAG GGGATGAGAATCTGCATGGACGACAGTCAGTTTGACGAACAGTTCGAATCTGCCAAGCGAGAGGCGATCAAGTCGTTCGGCGATGACGTCATGTTGATTGAGAAGTTTGTGGAGATGCCGCGTCACGTTGAGGTGCAGGTTTTTGGGGACCAGCACGGGAATTATGTTTATCTGTACGAAAGGGACTGCAGCGTTCAGAGGAGACATCAGAAGATTATTGAAGAGGCACCCGCG CCGGGAATTTCCGATGAAGTGCGCAAGTCCCTTGGAGAAGCTGCTGTCAAGGCAGCCAGAGCTGTCAACTATGTCGGAGCAGGGACAGTCGAGTTCATCATGGATAAAAATCAGAAGTTCTACTTCATGGAGATGAACACGCGTCTTCAGGTTGAACATCCAGTCTCGGAGATGGTGACTGGGGTGGATCTGGTGGAATGGCAAATCAAG GCCGCAGCTGGTGAGAAGCTCCCCGTCACCCAAGATGACATCCCGCTCCATGGTCACTCATTTGAGGCCAGAATATACGCCGAGGATCCGAACAATCAATTTATGCCTGGGGCTGGTCCCCTTAGGCATCTCTCTACACCAGCCCCCGATAACAAAACGAGGATAGAGACAGGTGTTAGACAAG GGGATGAGGTGTCTGTCCACTACGATCCGATGATTGCCAAACTTGTTGTGTGGGGCGACGATCGTCAGGCCGCACTCAGGAGACTCAACATGTGCCTCAAGGAGTATAAT aTTGTTGGCCTGTCCACCAACGTTCAGTTCCTCGAAGACTTGGCTTCGCACCCAGAGTTCCAGGCCGGACGAGTCCACACGGGTTTCATAGACGAACATTACGATGAACTTTTCCCGGAGAGGCACGTGACCAATGCTAGTCTATGCAAGGCAGCTTTAGCTACGGTGCTTAATGATCTAGggtacaccctgtatagaaGTTCTTTAGGAAATG ATCCCTTTTCCCCGTTTTCTTTTGGTTCGGGTATAAGAGTGAATGAAAGTGCATCAAAGAAAGTCACATTGAAGATTGGAGACAAAA GTGTTGATGTCAATGCGACCTTTACCACAGGAGAGTGTTTTACGATGTCAATAGGTGGAGACACTTATTCTGTTACGGGTAGTCTTGCATCGGAAGGAAATCGGATGGTATTGACGTGTGAAATTGATGGCTATTTATCAAAATCTAATGTTGTATTTGATGAGAACAAGCTGCATTTGTTTACTGCG GATGGAGAAGAACAGTTCGCTCTGCCGGTGCCCAAGTTCTTGTCACAGTCTAAAGGTGGCGCTGTAACTGGTGGCGCCGTGGCGCCAATGCCGGGAGTCATCGAGAAAGTAGCTGTCAAGACCGGCGATGCGGTGGAGCAGGGTGATCCGCTGGTTGTGATGATTGCTATGAAAATGGAG TATGTCATCAGAGCTCCCTCTGCAGGCGTGGTCGAGAAAGTCTTGTATAACGTCGGCGATACCGTCGGGAAAGGAACGGCTTTGATTAGTTTCGTAAAGGAGGCAGAGGAGGCAAGTAACGACTCAAATGGAGAATGA
- the LOC135494231 gene encoding methylcrotonoyl-CoA carboxylase subunit alpha, mitochondrial-like isoform X2, with protein sequence MHADMADESFCIGPAASQQSYLDQQKIIQVAKATGTQAIHPGYGFLSENTEFAELCQKENIIFIGPPSSAIRDMGIKSTSKHIMSAAGVPIVEGYHGEDQSDEKLRSEAEQIGYPVMIKAVRGGGGKGMRICMDDSQFDEQFESAKREAIKSFGDDVMLIEKFVEMPRHVEVQVFGDQHGNYVYLYERDCSVQRRHQKIIEEAPAPGISDEVRKSLGEAAVKAARAVNYVGAGTVEFIMDKNQKFYFMEMNTRLQVEHPVSEMVTGVDLVEWQIKAAAGEKLPVTQDDIPLHGHSFEARIYAEDPNNQFMPGAGPLRHLSTPAPDNKTRIETGVRQGDEVSVHYDPMIAKLVVWGDDRQAALRRLNMCLKEYNIVGLSTNVQFLEDLASHPEFQAGRVHTGFIDEHYDELFPERHVTNASLCKAALATVLNDLGYTLYRSSLGNDPFSPFSFGSGIRVNESASKKVTLKIGDKSVDVNATFTTGECFTMSIGGDTYSVTGSLASEGNRMVLTCEIDGYLSKSNVVFDENKLHLFTADGEEQFALPVPKFLSQSKGGAVTGGAVAPMPGVIEKVAVKTGDAVEQGDPLVVMIAMKMEYVIRAPSAGVVEKVLYNVGDTVGKGTALISFVKEAEEASNDSNGE encoded by the exons ATGCATGCTGATATG GCTGATGAGTCCTTCTGTATTGGACCAGCAGCTTCTCAACAAAGTTACCTCGACCAACAGAAAATCATTCAAGTTGCCAAGGCGACGGGTACCCAGGCCATTCACCCTGGTTACGGATTCCTCTCAGAAAATACAGAATTTGCCGAGTTGTGtcagaaagaaaatatcatatttattGGACCTCCTTCTTCTGCTATTCGGGATATGGGAATTAAAAG TACCTCCAAACACATCATGTCAGCAGCTGGTGTGCCTATCGTCGAGGGTTACCATGGCGAGGACCAATCAGATGAGAAGTTGAGGTCAGAGGCGGAACAGATCGGGTATCCTGTCATGATCAAGGCCGTCAGAGGTGGCGGAGGAAAG GGGATGAGAATCTGCATGGACGACAGTCAGTTTGACGAACAGTTCGAATCTGCCAAGCGAGAGGCGATCAAGTCGTTCGGCGATGACGTCATGTTGATTGAGAAGTTTGTGGAGATGCCGCGTCACGTTGAGGTGCAGGTTTTTGGGGACCAGCACGGGAATTATGTTTATCTGTACGAAAGGGACTGCAGCGTTCAGAGGAGACATCAGAAGATTATTGAAGAGGCACCCGCG CCGGGAATTTCCGATGAAGTGCGCAAGTCCCTTGGAGAAGCTGCTGTCAAGGCAGCCAGAGCTGTCAACTATGTCGGAGCAGGGACAGTCGAGTTCATCATGGATAAAAATCAGAAGTTCTACTTCATGGAGATGAACACGCGTCTTCAGGTTGAACATCCAGTCTCGGAGATGGTGACTGGGGTGGATCTGGTGGAATGGCAAATCAAG GCCGCAGCTGGTGAGAAGCTCCCCGTCACCCAAGATGACATCCCGCTCCATGGTCACTCATTTGAGGCCAGAATATACGCCGAGGATCCGAACAATCAATTTATGCCTGGGGCTGGTCCCCTTAGGCATCTCTCTACACCAGCCCCCGATAACAAAACGAGGATAGAGACAGGTGTTAGACAAG GGGATGAGGTGTCTGTCCACTACGATCCGATGATTGCCAAACTTGTTGTGTGGGGCGACGATCGTCAGGCCGCACTCAGGAGACTCAACATGTGCCTCAAGGAGTATAAT aTTGTTGGCCTGTCCACCAACGTTCAGTTCCTCGAAGACTTGGCTTCGCACCCAGAGTTCCAGGCCGGACGAGTCCACACGGGTTTCATAGACGAACATTACGATGAACTTTTCCCGGAGAGGCACGTGACCAATGCTAGTCTATGCAAGGCAGCTTTAGCTACGGTGCTTAATGATCTAGggtacaccctgtatagaaGTTCTTTAGGAAATG ATCCCTTTTCCCCGTTTTCTTTTGGTTCGGGTATAAGAGTGAATGAAAGTGCATCAAAGAAAGTCACATTGAAGATTGGAGACAAAA GTGTTGATGTCAATGCGACCTTTACCACAGGAGAGTGTTTTACGATGTCAATAGGTGGAGACACTTATTCTGTTACGGGTAGTCTTGCATCGGAAGGAAATCGGATGGTATTGACGTGTGAAATTGATGGCTATTTATCAAAATCTAATGTTGTATTTGATGAGAACAAGCTGCATTTGTTTACTGCG GATGGAGAAGAACAGTTCGCTCTGCCGGTGCCCAAGTTCTTGTCACAGTCTAAAGGTGGCGCTGTAACTGGTGGCGCCGTGGCGCCAATGCCGGGAGTCATCGAGAAAGTAGCTGTCAAGACCGGCGATGCGGTGGAGCAGGGTGATCCGCTGGTTGTGATGATTGCTATGAAAATGGAG TATGTCATCAGAGCTCCCTCTGCAGGCGTGGTCGAGAAAGTCTTGTATAACGTCGGCGATACCGTCGGGAAAGGAACGGCTTTGATTAGTTTCGTAAAGGAGGCAGAGGAGGCAAGTAACGACTCAAATGGAGAATGA
- the LOC135494231 gene encoding methylcrotonoyl-CoA carboxylase subunit alpha, mitochondrial-like isoform X3, with the protein MHADMADESFCIGPAASQQSYLDQQKIIQVAKATGTQAIHPGYGFLSENTEFAELCQKENIIFIGPPSSAIRDMGIKSTSKHIMSAAGVPIVEGYHGEDQSDEKLRSEAEQIGYPVMIKAVRGGGGKGMRICMDDSQFDEQFESAKREAIKSFGDDVMLIEKFVEMPRHVEVQVFGDQHGNYVYLYERDCSVQRRHQKIIEEAPAPGISDEVRKSLGEAAVKAARAVNYVGAGTVEFIMDKNQKFYFMEMNTRLQVEHPVSEMVTGVDLVEWQIKAAAGEKLPVTQDDIPLHGHSFEARIYAEDPNNQFMPGAGPLRHLSTPAPDNKTRIETGVRQGDEVSVHYDPMIAKLVVWGDDRQAALRRLNMCLKEYNIVGLSTNVQFLEDLASHPEFQAGRVHTGFIDEHYDELFPERHVTNASLCKAALATVLNDLGYTLYRSSLGNDPFSPFSFGSGIRVNESASKKVTLKIGDKSVDVNATFTTGECFTMSIGGDTYSVTGSLASEGNRMVLTCEIDGYLSKSNVVFDENKLHLFTADGEEQFALPVPKFLSQSKGGAVTGGAVAPMPGVIEKVAVKTGDAVEQGDPLVVMIAMKMEYVIRAPSAGVVEKVLYNVGDTVGKGTALISFVKEAEEASNDSNGE; encoded by the exons ATGCATGCGGATATG GCTGATGAGTCCTTCTGTATTGGACCAGCAGCTTCTCAACAAAGTTACCTCGACCAACAGAAAATCATTCAAGTTGCCAAGGCGACGGGTACCCAGGCCATTCACCCTGGTTACGGATTCCTCTCAGAAAATACAGAATTTGCCGAGTTGTGtcagaaagaaaatatcatatttattGGACCTCCTTCTTCTGCTATTCGGGATATGGGAATTAAAAG TACCTCCAAACACATCATGTCAGCAGCTGGTGTGCCTATCGTCGAGGGTTACCATGGCGAGGACCAATCAGATGAGAAGTTGAGGTCAGAGGCGGAACAGATCGGGTATCCTGTCATGATCAAGGCCGTCAGAGGTGGCGGAGGAAAG GGGATGAGAATCTGCATGGACGACAGTCAGTTTGACGAACAGTTCGAATCTGCCAAGCGAGAGGCGATCAAGTCGTTCGGCGATGACGTCATGTTGATTGAGAAGTTTGTGGAGATGCCGCGTCACGTTGAGGTGCAGGTTTTTGGGGACCAGCACGGGAATTATGTTTATCTGTACGAAAGGGACTGCAGCGTTCAGAGGAGACATCAGAAGATTATTGAAGAGGCACCCGCG CCGGGAATTTCCGATGAAGTGCGCAAGTCCCTTGGAGAAGCTGCTGTCAAGGCAGCCAGAGCTGTCAACTATGTCGGAGCAGGGACAGTCGAGTTCATCATGGATAAAAATCAGAAGTTCTACTTCATGGAGATGAACACGCGTCTTCAGGTTGAACATCCAGTCTCGGAGATGGTGACTGGGGTGGATCTGGTGGAATGGCAAATCAAG GCCGCAGCTGGTGAGAAGCTCCCCGTCACCCAAGATGACATCCCGCTCCATGGTCACTCATTTGAGGCCAGAATATACGCCGAGGATCCGAACAATCAATTTATGCCTGGGGCTGGTCCCCTTAGGCATCTCTCTACACCAGCCCCCGATAACAAAACGAGGATAGAGACAGGTGTTAGACAAG GGGATGAGGTGTCTGTCCACTACGATCCGATGATTGCCAAACTTGTTGTGTGGGGCGACGATCGTCAGGCCGCACTCAGGAGACTCAACATGTGCCTCAAGGAGTATAAT aTTGTTGGCCTGTCCACCAACGTTCAGTTCCTCGAAGACTTGGCTTCGCACCCAGAGTTCCAGGCCGGACGAGTCCACACGGGTTTCATAGACGAACATTACGATGAACTTTTCCCGGAGAGGCACGTGACCAATGCTAGTCTATGCAAGGCAGCTTTAGCTACGGTGCTTAATGATCTAGggtacaccctgtatagaaGTTCTTTAGGAAATG ATCCCTTTTCCCCGTTTTCTTTTGGTTCGGGTATAAGAGTGAATGAAAGTGCATCAAAGAAAGTCACATTGAAGATTGGAGACAAAA GTGTTGATGTCAATGCGACCTTTACCACAGGAGAGTGTTTTACGATGTCAATAGGTGGAGACACTTATTCTGTTACGGGTAGTCTTGCATCGGAAGGAAATCGGATGGTATTGACGTGTGAAATTGATGGCTATTTATCAAAATCTAATGTTGTATTTGATGAGAACAAGCTGCATTTGTTTACTGCG GATGGAGAAGAACAGTTCGCTCTGCCGGTGCCCAAGTTCTTGTCACAGTCTAAAGGTGGCGCTGTAACTGGTGGCGCCGTGGCGCCAATGCCGGGAGTCATCGAGAAAGTAGCTGTCAAGACCGGCGATGCGGTGGAGCAGGGTGATCCGCTGGTTGTGATGATTGCTATGAAAATGGAG TATGTCATCAGAGCTCCCTCTGCAGGCGTGGTCGAGAAAGTCTTGTATAACGTCGGCGATACCGTCGGGAAAGGAACGGCTTTGATTAGTTTCGTAAAGGAGGCAGAGGAGGCAAGTAACGACTCAAATGGAGAATGA